The Pyxidicoccus xibeiensis genome includes a window with the following:
- a CDS encoding zinc-dependent alcohol dehydrogenase: MKGLVFDLSIPKYVVARGLGGLYPKLHYGTGSCLSLRELPRPALPGPDWVRLKPLLTGLCGSDMATLFFKASPQLEPFNSFPAVLGHEILAEVTELGPQARGVEVGQRVAVDPLLPCRLRGIQPPCKPCASGQENGCEHTAEGCLAAGQMLGYQRELPGGMGTELVAHPSQLHPVPGGVSDKAGVLVEPLAVSLHAVLKAAPRDDDKVLVIGGGPVAFAALWALRALGHRCHVTLLATEDYQLELGRRMGADEAFRVKGDLAEAEEVARRTGAKVYRPVIGPPALSGGFEVTIDCIGSAASVQDSLRYTRALGKVVLVGAAGVLERVDWTTVWRNELTLLGSYVYGLEGFRGERRHTFDLVLELLARKEGPDCSVLVTHTFPLARYQEAIEANLARARFKSVKTVFDLTRW, from the coding sequence ATGAAGGGACTCGTCTTCGACCTCTCCATCCCCAAGTACGTCGTGGCCCGGGGGCTGGGAGGGCTGTACCCGAAGCTGCACTATGGGACTGGGAGCTGCCTCTCCCTGCGTGAGCTTCCGCGCCCCGCCCTGCCCGGCCCGGACTGGGTGCGGCTCAAGCCCCTCCTTACCGGGCTGTGCGGCTCGGACATGGCGACGCTCTTCTTCAAGGCCAGCCCGCAGCTGGAGCCCTTCAACAGCTTCCCCGCGGTGCTGGGCCACGAAATCCTCGCCGAGGTGACGGAATTGGGGCCCCAGGCACGCGGCGTCGAGGTGGGCCAGCGCGTCGCGGTGGACCCGCTGCTGCCCTGCCGCCTGCGCGGCATCCAGCCGCCGTGCAAGCCGTGCGCGTCCGGCCAGGAGAACGGCTGCGAGCACACGGCGGAGGGCTGCCTGGCGGCCGGACAGATGCTCGGCTACCAGCGGGAGCTGCCGGGCGGAATGGGCACGGAGCTGGTGGCCCACCCGTCCCAGCTCCACCCGGTGCCGGGGGGCGTGTCGGACAAGGCGGGCGTGCTGGTGGAGCCGCTGGCGGTGAGCCTCCATGCGGTGCTGAAGGCGGCGCCCCGGGACGACGACAAGGTGCTCGTCATCGGCGGGGGGCCGGTGGCCTTCGCCGCGCTGTGGGCGCTTCGGGCGCTGGGGCACCGCTGCCACGTGACGCTGCTGGCGACGGAGGACTACCAGCTGGAGCTGGGCAGGCGGATGGGCGCGGACGAGGCCTTCCGCGTGAAGGGCGACCTGGCCGAGGCGGAGGAGGTCGCGCGGCGCACGGGGGCGAAGGTGTACCGCCCGGTGATAGGCCCTCCGGCGCTGTCGGGCGGCTTCGAGGTGACCATCGACTGCATCGGCAGCGCGGCCTCGGTGCAGGACTCGCTGCGCTACACGCGCGCGCTGGGGAAGGTGGTGCTGGTGGGGGCCGCGGGCGTGCTGGAGCGGGTGGACTGGACGACGGTGTGGCGCAACGAGCTGACCCTGCTCGGCTCCTACGTGTACGGCCTGGAGGGCTTCCGGGGCGAGCGCCGGCACACCTTCGACCTGGTGCTGGAGCTGCTCGCCCGGAAGGAAGGCCCCGACTGTTCCGTTCTCGTCACGCACACCTTTCCGCTGGCTCGCTACCAGGAGGCGATTGAGGCCAATCTGGCGCGCGCGCGCTTCAAGTCCGTCAAGACGGTTTTCGACCTGACCCGGTGGTGA
- a CDS encoding MBL fold metallo-hydrolase, whose protein sequence is MHTTPAFRPLPSLAGARAESVPGVKLQKLRRAALDAREAFVKEGPVSAVATCDLITFPYPAQFAFSGAALSPAPYVMMTNRMQVVQFVDREGERRTLLFNPSDYEKGHAAPFYRALRERYGAFVSDKVMSTRHGAVQTHLSSLGLTPADVDYIAFDHLHIQDLRGWLGGDGMQAYFPRARLLVQRAEWEMVKDLHPMQTVWFVPGGAEVPAERVVLLDGDVWLGQGAALLSTPGHTQGNMSLAVATAREVFVISENGVATESYTPLQSAIPGVRRFAEHMGWEVVLNGNTREDSLDQYTSMVVEKLFAGTSAVEGAFVNFHPSSQLTSHLMAPALAPTIVLPAPNFGDVRPTPAARRAA, encoded by the coding sequence ATGCACACGACCCCTGCGTTCCGCCCCCTTCCCTCCCTCGCTGGTGCCCGTGCCGAGTCCGTGCCCGGCGTGAAGCTCCAGAAGCTGCGCCGCGCCGCACTGGATGCGCGCGAGGCCTTCGTCAAGGAAGGCCCCGTGTCCGCGGTGGCCACGTGCGACCTCATCACCTTCCCGTACCCCGCGCAGTTCGCCTTCAGCGGCGCGGCGCTGTCACCGGCCCCCTACGTGATGATGACGAACCGCATGCAGGTGGTGCAGTTCGTGGACCGTGAGGGCGAGCGCCGCACGCTGCTGTTCAACCCGTCGGACTACGAGAAGGGCCATGCGGCGCCCTTCTACCGCGCGCTGCGCGAGCGCTACGGCGCCTTCGTCTCCGACAAGGTGATGTCCACGCGCCACGGCGCGGTGCAGACACACCTGTCCTCGCTGGGGCTGACGCCCGCGGACGTGGACTACATCGCCTTCGACCACCTGCACATCCAGGACCTGCGCGGCTGGCTGGGCGGTGACGGCATGCAGGCGTACTTCCCCCGGGCGCGGCTGCTGGTGCAGCGCGCGGAGTGGGAGATGGTGAAGGACCTGCACCCCATGCAGACGGTGTGGTTCGTGCCGGGCGGCGCGGAGGTGCCCGCCGAGCGCGTGGTGCTGCTGGACGGCGACGTGTGGCTGGGCCAGGGCGCGGCGCTCTTGAGCACGCCGGGCCACACGCAGGGGAACATGTCGCTGGCGGTGGCCACGGCGCGCGAGGTGTTCGTCATCAGCGAGAATGGCGTGGCCACGGAGAGCTACACGCCGCTGCAGTCCGCCATCCCCGGCGTGCGCCGCTTCGCCGAGCACATGGGCTGGGAAGTGGTGCTCAACGGCAACACGCGCGAGGACTCGCTGGACCAGTACACGTCCATGGTGGTGGAGAAGCTGTTCGCCGGCACGTCCGCGGTGGAGGGCGCGTTCGTCAACTTCCATCCGTCCTCGCAGCTCACGTCCCACCTGATGGCCCCGGCGCTGGCGCCCACCATCGTCCTGCCCGCGCCCAACTTCGGCGACGTGCGCCCCACTCCGGCGGCGCGGCGCGCGGCGTAA
- a CDS encoding ELWxxDGT repeat protein, with protein sequence MKSWRGVPVLVSVLSGLVVGCGPVPEGGEAEGVEAALEGEATGETTTAAGLTVAVAGLLANVWEVCDDFARRVKDIRPGAQGSAPQSLVHGNGLLLFSADDGVHGRELWASTGEGLRTVLVKDINPGKLNSGPQSLTAMGPWVFFSATDKDAGAELWRTDGTAKGTFRVKDVRPGPVGSVPDQLTVVGSLLYFTADDGAHGRELWRTDGTERGTVLVRDFAPGEDSFTLERLTAWEDTLALVTYNGLEEGVLWAVDRKGRVSPLFTLDQGVFVEVKPAGRQLFFAVDALTDEADLWVTRNRPGTAEFLKHFPGQYPTALTALGDSVYFVAGGEGLLGQVGDPLHGAELWTSDGTARGTELVQDIRPGPEGAFSIYDSPWLVAVDKLLFFSADDGQHGREPWRSNGKSQGTWLLKDVEPGPGESEPKFLAGEKGWLFFSAHTTGHGREVWYSNGKPWDTKSLMDIAPGAASSNPSSFVLSGWDVFFLATEGSGGEELYAVPFRPARRCGGDDC encoded by the coding sequence ATGAAGTCATGGCGTGGCGTTCCGGTGCTGGTGTCCGTGCTGTCCGGGCTCGTGGTGGGGTGCGGGCCGGTACCGGAGGGAGGCGAGGCGGAGGGGGTGGAGGCGGCCCTGGAGGGCGAGGCGACAGGTGAGACGACGACAGCCGCGGGGCTGACGGTGGCGGTGGCGGGGCTGCTGGCCAATGTGTGGGAGGTCTGCGACGACTTCGCGCGGCGGGTGAAGGACATCCGTCCCGGGGCGCAGGGCTCGGCGCCGCAGTCCCTGGTGCATGGCAACGGGCTGCTGCTCTTCAGCGCGGACGATGGGGTGCATGGCCGGGAGCTGTGGGCCAGCACGGGCGAGGGCCTGCGCACGGTGCTGGTGAAGGACATCAACCCGGGCAAGCTGAACTCGGGGCCCCAGTCGCTGACGGCGATGGGCCCGTGGGTGTTCTTCTCGGCGACTGACAAGGACGCCGGGGCGGAGCTGTGGCGTACGGACGGCACGGCGAAGGGCACGTTCCGGGTGAAGGACGTCCGGCCCGGGCCGGTGGGCTCGGTGCCGGATCAGCTCACCGTGGTGGGCAGCCTGCTCTACTTCACCGCGGATGACGGCGCGCACGGCCGCGAGCTGTGGCGCACCGACGGCACGGAGCGGGGCACGGTGCTGGTGCGCGACTTCGCGCCGGGGGAGGACTCCTTCACGCTGGAGCGCCTGACGGCGTGGGAGGACACGCTGGCCCTGGTGACGTACAACGGCCTCGAAGAGGGGGTGCTCTGGGCGGTGGACCGGAAGGGGCGGGTGAGTCCGCTCTTCACGCTCGACCAGGGCGTGTTCGTGGAGGTGAAGCCGGCGGGCCGGCAGCTGTTCTTCGCGGTGGACGCACTGACGGACGAGGCGGACCTCTGGGTGACGCGGAACAGGCCGGGCACGGCGGAGTTCCTGAAGCACTTCCCGGGGCAGTACCCGACGGCGCTCACGGCGCTGGGAGACTCGGTGTACTTCGTGGCGGGTGGCGAGGGGCTGCTGGGACAGGTCGGAGATCCGCTGCACGGCGCCGAGCTGTGGACGAGCGACGGGACGGCGCGTGGCACCGAGCTGGTCCAGGACATCCGCCCGGGGCCGGAGGGCGCGTTCTCCATCTACGACTCCCCCTGGCTGGTGGCGGTGGACAAGCTCCTCTTCTTCTCGGCGGATGACGGGCAGCACGGCCGCGAGCCCTGGCGCAGCAACGGCAAGTCGCAGGGCACCTGGCTGCTGAAGGACGTGGAGCCGGGCCCCGGGGAGAGCGAGCCGAAGTTCCTCGCCGGAGAGAAGGGCTGGCTGTTCTTCTCCGCGCACACCACGGGCCACGGCCGAGAGGTCTGGTACAGCAACGGCAAGCCCTGGGACACGAAGTCGCTGATGGACATCGCGCCGGGCGCGGCCTCCTCGAACCCCAGCTCCTTCGTCCTGTCGGGCTGGGACGTCTTCTTCCTCGCCACCGAGGGCAGCGGCGGCGAGGAGCTGTATGCGGTGCCGTTCCGTCCGGCCCGGCGCTGCGGCGGCGACGACTGCTGA
- the ruvA gene encoding Holliday junction branch migration protein RuvA → MISRLRGTVLEKDLEDATIDVGGVGYRVNFSTLALGKLPAEGQPVDVRIRTVVREDAFELFGFLSKGEEEVFQLLTAVTRVGPRLALTVLSGMEVPELVAALSRGEVARLSKIHGVGKKTAERLVLELKDKVKTIHLEAVSRGTAPAPMGGTQSDLVSALLNLGYKQPQAEKAAELASSRLGAEASFQALFRESLKALRSGGS, encoded by the coding sequence ATGATTTCGCGGCTGCGCGGCACGGTGCTGGAGAAGGACCTCGAGGACGCCACCATCGACGTGGGCGGCGTGGGCTACCGGGTGAATTTCTCCACCCTGGCGCTGGGGAAGCTGCCGGCGGAGGGCCAGCCGGTGGACGTGCGCATCCGCACGGTGGTGCGCGAGGACGCCTTCGAGCTGTTCGGCTTCCTGTCCAAGGGCGAGGAGGAGGTCTTCCAGCTGCTGACGGCGGTGACGCGCGTGGGCCCGCGGCTGGCGCTCACCGTGCTGTCCGGCATGGAGGTGCCGGAGCTGGTGGCGGCGCTGTCGCGCGGCGAGGTGGCGCGGCTGTCCAAGATTCACGGCGTGGGCAAGAAGACCGCCGAGCGGCTGGTGCTGGAGCTCAAGGACAAGGTGAAGACGATTCACCTGGAGGCGGTGTCGCGAGGGACCGCGCCCGCGCCCATGGGCGGCACCCAGTCCGACCTCGTCTCCGCGCTGCTCAACCTGGGTTACAAGCAACCCCAGGCGGAGAAGGCCGCGGAGCTCGCCAGCAGCCGGCTGGGCGCGGAGGCCTCCTTCCAGGCCCTGTTCCGCGAGTCCCTCAAGGCCCTGCGCTCTGGTGGCAGCTAG
- the ruvC gene encoding crossover junction endodeoxyribonuclease RuvC, with protein MRVLGVDPGSRFMGYGVVEEKRGRLVHVGHGVIKVPESAPLAARLRDLHASLVEALVRYKPDAVAVEGVFTFRNARSALVLGHARGVALLAAAQAGLEVFEYPPAKVKKSVGAGGADGKDAVARMVRTFLDLDPSTLERADASDALAVALCHLNHGRAAVPMSATAGKKRKGAAALLADRLAPAYRRPEAG; from the coding sequence GTGCGCGTGCTCGGGGTGGACCCAGGCAGCCGGTTCATGGGCTATGGGGTGGTGGAGGAGAAGCGGGGCCGGCTGGTGCATGTGGGCCACGGCGTCATCAAGGTGCCCGAGTCGGCGCCGCTGGCCGCGCGCCTCAGGGACCTGCACGCCTCGCTGGTGGAGGCGCTGGTGCGCTACAAGCCGGACGCCGTCGCGGTGGAGGGCGTGTTCACCTTCCGCAACGCGCGCAGCGCCCTGGTGCTGGGGCATGCGAGGGGCGTGGCGCTGCTGGCCGCCGCACAGGCGGGGCTGGAGGTGTTCGAGTACCCGCCCGCGAAGGTGAAGAAGTCGGTGGGCGCCGGCGGCGCGGATGGGAAGGACGCGGTGGCGCGGATGGTGAGGACGTTCCTCGACTTGGACCCGTCCACCCTGGAGCGCGCGGACGCGAGTGATGCATTGGCGGTGGCGCTGTGCCACCTCAACCATGGCCGGGCCGCGGTACCCATGTCGGCCACGGCGGGCAAGAAGCGCAAGGGCGCGGCGGCGCTGCTGGCGGACCGGCTGGCGCCCGCGTACCGCAGACCGGAGGCGGGATGA
- a CDS encoding YebC/PmpR family DNA-binding transcriptional regulator: MSGHNRWSKIKRQKAAMGATKGKLYSKVIKEITVASRLGGGDPAGNARLRVALALAREANIPKDTIERAIKKGTGELEGEAYEEVTYEGYGPGGVAMLVECLTDNRNRTAADVRSTFGAYGGNLGAEGAVAWMFQKKGAITVKPGPTEDQVMEQAIEAGAEDVINLGDEGFEVRTAPADLHTVATRLETAGLKLGEQKWTHLPQNTVRVEGDTAPRLLKLMDALDENDDVQNVHANFEMDESVMESLSR; this comes from the coding sequence ATGTCCGGTCACAATCGGTGGTCGAAGATCAAGCGCCAGAAGGCAGCCATGGGCGCGACCAAGGGCAAGCTGTACTCGAAGGTCATCAAGGAGATCACCGTCGCCTCGCGCCTGGGCGGTGGAGACCCCGCCGGCAACGCCCGCCTGCGCGTGGCGCTGGCGCTGGCCCGCGAGGCGAACATCCCCAAGGACACGATTGAGCGTGCCATCAAGAAGGGCACCGGGGAGCTGGAGGGCGAGGCCTACGAGGAGGTGACGTACGAGGGCTACGGCCCCGGTGGCGTCGCCATGCTGGTGGAGTGCCTCACCGACAACCGCAACCGCACCGCCGCGGACGTGCGCTCCACCTTCGGCGCGTACGGCGGCAACCTGGGCGCCGAGGGCGCGGTGGCCTGGATGTTCCAGAAGAAGGGCGCCATCACCGTGAAGCCCGGCCCCACCGAGGACCAGGTGATGGAGCAGGCCATCGAGGCGGGGGCCGAGGACGTCATCAACCTGGGTGACGAGGGCTTCGAGGTGCGCACCGCGCCGGCGGACCTGCACACGGTGGCCACCCGCCTGGAGACCGCGGGCCTGAAGCTGGGCGAGCAGAAGTGGACGCACCTGCCGCAGAACACCGTTCGGGTGGAGGGCGACACCGCGCCCCGGCTGCTCAAGCTGATGGACGCGCTCGACGAGAATGACGACGTGCAGAACGTGCATGCGAACTTCGAGATGGATGAGTCGGTGATGGAGTCCCTGTCGCGGTAG
- a CDS encoding response regulator — protein MAAALPQPYTHSEPDASVEAAPRRRVSRGRARVLLVDSDAGAQAVLAAGLVEAGFEVLMVGSVAAALEALATDGAPPHMVISEVELPDGDGFSLCGQVRAEPRTAHLPVLLLARRQEDFHRDLAGGVGADDYLPHPVTVADVVALARLKAGRRTSDAAFESHTARLPLTHVARALLSGVRSGRVVLAEGEGWFSFRHGLVVDAVFHGERGSLPFRRMLCFGTGAYAVVLGPELLKGSFTMDRAYLCETVLPGLERFDALRARGLPLASRLTVDFARLAEVLATLPEDVGEVVRLFDGRRTLRSVLLECLYPEAVTYEASTRLFALGVLVPACLVEELERARCGASVPGFFEPTLVPEPASEPEAEPDSESPETLTLVGGSQPPVILTFPKQSARTPGAPDAQEPSGYREDA, from the coding sequence ATGGCTGCCGCACTCCCACAACCTTACACGCACAGCGAACCGGACGCCTCGGTGGAGGCGGCCCCGCGCCGCCGCGTGTCACGGGGCCGGGCGAGGGTGCTGCTGGTGGACTCCGACGCGGGCGCGCAGGCGGTGCTGGCGGCGGGGCTGGTGGAGGCGGGCTTCGAGGTGCTGATGGTGGGCAGCGTCGCCGCGGCGCTGGAGGCGCTGGCGACGGACGGCGCGCCGCCGCACATGGTCATCTCCGAGGTGGAGCTGCCGGACGGTGACGGCTTCAGCCTCTGCGGCCAGGTGCGCGCGGAGCCACGCACGGCGCACCTGCCGGTGCTGCTGCTGGCGCGACGGCAGGAGGACTTCCACAGAGACCTCGCGGGAGGGGTGGGCGCCGACGACTACCTGCCCCATCCGGTGACGGTGGCGGACGTGGTGGCGCTGGCGCGGCTCAAGGCGGGGCGGCGCACCAGCGATGCCGCCTTCGAGTCGCACACGGCGCGGCTGCCGCTGACGCACGTGGCGCGGGCGCTCCTGTCGGGCGTGCGCTCCGGCCGGGTGGTGCTCGCCGAGGGCGAGGGCTGGTTCTCCTTCCGCCACGGGCTGGTGGTGGACGCCGTCTTCCACGGCGAGCGGGGCAGCCTGCCCTTCCGCCGCATGCTGTGCTTCGGCACGGGCGCGTACGCAGTGGTGCTGGGCCCGGAGCTGCTCAAGGGCTCGTTCACCATGGACCGCGCGTACCTCTGCGAGACGGTGCTGCCGGGGCTGGAGCGCTTCGACGCGCTGCGCGCCCGGGGCCTGCCGCTGGCGTCGCGGCTGACGGTGGACTTCGCGCGGCTGGCCGAAGTGCTGGCCACGCTGCCCGAGGACGTGGGCGAGGTGGTGCGCCTGTTCGACGGCCGCCGCACGCTGCGCTCGGTGCTGCTGGAGTGCCTCTACCCGGAGGCGGTGACGTACGAGGCGTCGACGCGGCTGTTCGCGCTCGGCGTGCTGGTGCCCGCCTGCCTGGTGGAGGAGCTGGAGCGGGCCCGCTGCGGTGCGTCCGTCCCCGGCTTCTTCGAGCCGACCCTGGTTCCGGAGCCCGCGTCAGAGCCTGAAGCCGAGCCCGACTCGGAGTCGCCGGAGACCCTCACGCTGGTGGGGGGCTCGCAGCCCCCGGTCATCCTGACCTTCCCCAAGCAGTCCGCGCGCACCCCGGGTGCACCGGACGCCCAGGAGCCCTCCGGGTACCGCGAAGACGCCTGA
- a CDS encoding sigma-54-dependent transcriptional regulator, which yields MPAPHALLLVDDDAAFRKVYGGLLREAGYEVVEAADRPSARAAFEARAFPLVLLDLMLPPDGSVSAGLEGLGALLSARPGTKVIVISGALDTRHSLEAVRLGAYDFLTKPVDPDVLLVVVQRALARVTLERQVESLRTSLARAGGDTAMVGQSPPFFAAVTLAERVAPSDLPVLVTGENGTGKELLARSVHLKSRRHAGPFVPINCGALPESLLESALFGHVKGSFTGATKDHRGLFAEADGGTLFLDELGDMTPSLQVKVLRALETGDILPVGADLPVHVDVRLISATHQDLGRMQQEGTFREDLYWRVKGVEIRLPPLRERTSDLPLLAKHFLNQCAHLCPDGRARLLSDAAAEALAAHAWPGNLRELRHEMQRATVLAGERREIQPEDLSFTGSERPRASAPGATTLAQKVEALERREIEEALKRCGGNRTHTAEALGLSRQGLLKKLERFGLT from the coding sequence ATGCCCGCCCCGCACGCGCTGCTGCTCGTGGATGACGATGCCGCCTTCCGGAAGGTGTACGGCGGCCTGCTGCGCGAGGCGGGCTACGAGGTGGTGGAGGCCGCGGACCGTCCGTCCGCCCGTGCCGCCTTCGAGGCCCGTGCCTTCCCGCTGGTGCTGCTGGACCTGATGCTGCCCCCCGACGGCAGTGTATCCGCCGGCCTGGAGGGGCTGGGGGCGCTCTTGAGCGCGCGGCCCGGCACCAAGGTCATCGTCATCTCCGGAGCGCTCGACACGCGCCACTCGCTGGAGGCGGTGCGGCTGGGCGCGTACGACTTCCTCACCAAGCCGGTGGACCCGGACGTGCTGCTGGTGGTGGTGCAGCGGGCCCTGGCGCGCGTGACGCTGGAGCGGCAGGTGGAGTCGCTGCGCACGTCGCTGGCGCGCGCGGGTGGCGACACGGCGATGGTGGGGCAGAGCCCGCCGTTCTTCGCGGCCGTCACCCTGGCCGAGCGCGTGGCTCCCAGCGACTTGCCAGTGCTCGTCACCGGGGAGAACGGCACGGGCAAGGAGCTGCTCGCGCGCAGCGTCCACCTCAAGAGCCGCCGCCATGCGGGGCCCTTCGTCCCCATCAACTGCGGCGCCCTGCCGGAGTCGCTGCTGGAGAGCGCCCTGTTCGGCCACGTGAAGGGCAGCTTCACGGGCGCGACGAAGGACCACCGGGGCCTCTTCGCGGAGGCGGACGGGGGCACGCTGTTCCTGGACGAGCTGGGGGACATGACGCCGTCGCTCCAGGTGAAGGTGCTGCGCGCGCTGGAGACGGGCGACATCCTCCCGGTGGGCGCGGACCTGCCCGTGCACGTGGACGTGCGGCTCATCTCCGCCACGCACCAGGACCTGGGCCGCATGCAGCAGGAGGGCACCTTCCGCGAGGACCTCTACTGGCGCGTGAAGGGCGTGGAGATACGGCTGCCGCCCCTGCGCGAGCGCACCTCGGACCTGCCGCTGCTGGCGAAGCACTTCCTCAACCAGTGCGCCCACCTGTGCCCGGATGGCCGCGCGCGGCTGCTGTCGGACGCGGCGGCGGAGGCGCTGGCGGCCCATGCATGGCCCGGCAACCTGCGCGAGCTGCGGCACGAGATGCAGCGAGCCACCGTGCTGGCCGGAGAGCGCCGCGAAATCCAGCCCGAGGACCTGTCCTTCACCGGCAGCGAGCGGCCCCGCGCGAGCGCCCCCGGCGCCACCACGCTGGCGCAGAAGGTGGAGGCGCTGGAGCGGCGCGAAATCGAGGAGGCGCTGAAGCGCTGCGGCGGCAACCGCACGCACACGGCGGAGGCGCTCGGGCTGTCGCGCCAGGGCCTGCTCAAGAAGCTGGAGCGCTTCGGGCTGACGTGA
- a CDS encoding TetR/AcrR family transcriptional regulator, whose amino-acid sequence MMELYQQFVATRMEEAAAVMAQRGYENTSAAELARVMRMSVGSLYRRYGSKRGHALAIRDFSEDELYRYARYEFQMASTDEGAGFREGFFALWRLLATYVLRMPGVFSFVFLHAHPEDGPDDERGWRVRDLVREVIRQAERDGVLEPGSAMARTCLVWGALAELGRVAARWEGAVTEEDVLASAEALWRALGPREKSAPSGPGGMPPSDGEKARDEAPGSGAAEAMADGAAARPAPDGQQASGEAPEAEAAAAMDEGAAAHPPGAMPVETKRPHAMEEGSTPATAAPEDRGLHALSASPAGAGAARSEAMMAGEAMAAAHDAPGGARTMHASPCRVLRCGPAGMRTPHPGGPCRATWQATRWRPWRSPRSCMPWLRERSEPPGCRRALPRHE is encoded by the coding sequence AGTTCGTGGCCACGCGGATGGAGGAGGCGGCGGCGGTGATGGCGCAGCGCGGCTACGAGAACACTTCGGCCGCGGAGCTGGCGCGGGTGATGCGCATGTCGGTGGGCTCGCTGTACCGGCGCTACGGCAGCAAGCGCGGCCATGCGCTGGCCATTCGCGACTTCTCCGAGGACGAGCTGTACCGGTACGCGCGCTACGAGTTCCAGATGGCCAGCACGGACGAGGGCGCGGGCTTTCGCGAGGGCTTCTTCGCCCTCTGGAGGCTGCTGGCCACCTATGTGTTGCGGATGCCCGGCGTCTTCAGCTTCGTCTTCCTGCACGCCCACCCAGAGGACGGGCCTGACGACGAGCGAGGCTGGCGGGTGCGAGACCTGGTCCGCGAGGTCATCCGCCAGGCAGAGCGCGACGGAGTGCTGGAGCCGGGGTCCGCGATGGCGAGGACGTGCCTGGTGTGGGGCGCGCTGGCGGAGCTGGGGCGGGTGGCGGCGAGGTGGGAAGGTGCAGTCACGGAGGAGGACGTGCTCGCGTCAGCAGAGGCGCTCTGGCGGGCGCTGGGCCCCAGGGAGAAGTCGGCGCCCAGTGGGCCCGGAGGCATGCCGCCTTCAGACGGCGAGAAGGCCCGGGACGAGGCGCCCGGCAGTGGCGCGGCGGAGGCAATGGCCGATGGCGCGGCGGCGCGTCCGGCTCCAGACGGCCAGCAGGCCTCGGGTGAGGCGCCCGAAGCTGAAGCGGCGGCGGCAATGGATGAGGGCGCGGCGGCGCATCCGCCAGGCGCTATGCCCGTGGAAACGAAGCGTCCCCACGCCATGGAGGAGGGCAGTACTCCGGCAACTGCCGCGCCCGAAGACCGAGGGCTGCACGCGTTGAGTGCTTCACCCGCGGGGGCAGGAGCGGCGCGGTCCGAAGCCATGATGGCTGGAGAGGCCATGGCAGCAGCTCACGATGCCCCAGGAGGTGCGCGCACGATGCACGCCAGCCCCTGTCGCGTTCTTCGATGCGGCCCTGCCGGGATGAGGACACCGCACCCGGGAGGCCCCTGCCGGGCGACGTGGCAAGCAACGCGCTGGAGGCCATGGCGCTCGCCACGTTCCTGCATGCCCTGGCTCCGGGAGCGCTCGGAGCCTCCCGGCTGCCGCAGGGCGCTTCCGCGTCATGAATGA